In one Bradyrhizobium cosmicum genomic region, the following are encoded:
- a CDS encoding substrate-binding domain-containing protein, translating to MRKIAAIGAVLLWSTIAFAQDRTITVASTTSTEQSGLFGYLLPLFSKAEGIEVKVVAVGTGQALDIGRRGDADVVFVHDRPAEDKFMSEGQGVKRFDVMYNDFVIVGPKSDPAKIAGHKDVAEALRRIAQVKAPFISRGDKSGTHAAELRLWKEAGVDIAAGKDSWYREIGQGMGPALNMASSSNAYLLSDRGTWLSFKNRGELAILTEGDKRLFNQYGVMLVNPAKHSNVKAKEGQAFIDWLVSPKGQDAIAGYKVGGEQLFFPNASH from the coding sequence ATGAGAAAAATAGCGGCCATTGGAGCGGTTCTGCTCTGGTCCACCATCGCGTTCGCGCAGGACCGCACCATCACCGTGGCGTCGACGACGTCGACGGAGCAGTCGGGACTGTTCGGCTATCTGCTGCCGCTGTTCTCGAAGGCCGAGGGCATCGAGGTCAAGGTCGTCGCCGTCGGCACCGGGCAGGCGCTCGACATCGGGCGGCGCGGCGATGCCGACGTGGTGTTCGTCCATGACAGGCCGGCGGAAGACAAATTCATGTCCGAGGGGCAGGGCGTGAAGCGTTTCGACGTCATGTACAACGACTTCGTTATCGTCGGGCCGAAGAGCGATCCCGCGAAGATCGCAGGCCACAAGGACGTCGCGGAGGCGCTGCGCAGGATTGCGCAGGTGAAGGCGCCATTCATCTCGCGCGGCGACAAGTCCGGAACACATGCGGCGGAGCTGCGATTGTGGAAGGAGGCGGGTGTCGACATCGCAGCCGGCAAAGATAGCTGGTATCGCGAGATCGGGCAGGGCATGGGCCCCGCGCTGAACATGGCTTCGTCGTCGAACGCCTATCTTCTGTCGGATCGCGGCACCTGGCTGTCGTTCAAAAATCGCGGCGAACTCGCCATCCTGACCGAGGGCGACAAGCGGCTGTTCAACCAGTACGGCGTCATGCTGGTGAACCCCGCCAAGCATTCAAACGTGAAGGCGAAGGAGGGGCAGGCCTTCATCGACTGGCTGGTCTCGCCGAAGGGGCAGGACGCGATCGCGGGCTACAAGGTCGGCGGCGAGCAGCTATTTTTCCCCAACGCGTCCCACTAG
- a CDS encoding ABC transporter permease, giving the protein MNDFARSIAAAFRLIGDADSELLGIVALSVRVSLTASIVALLIGAPIGALLAINRFRGQQVIIVLTNALLGLPPVVVGLALYLVLSRSGPLGAAGLLFTPAAMMIAQTLLATPIVVALVHRPASLLWAEYGDLARIDGLSALRSIALLFALGRTSLLTAFLAAFGRAIAEVGAIMIVGGNIRGFTRTMTTAIALETSKGDLPLALGLGLILLALSVAVSTVAFLLVGRVGEK; this is encoded by the coding sequence ATGAACGACTTCGCCCGATCCATTGCCGCAGCCTTCCGGCTGATCGGCGACGCCGATTCCGAGCTGCTGGGCATCGTCGCATTGTCGGTGCGCGTCAGCCTGACGGCCAGCATCGTTGCGCTGCTGATCGGCGCGCCGATCGGGGCCTTGCTTGCGATCAACCGTTTCCGCGGGCAGCAGGTCATCATCGTGCTGACCAACGCCCTGCTCGGCCTTCCCCCTGTCGTGGTCGGGCTCGCGCTCTATCTCGTGCTGTCGCGGTCCGGCCCGCTCGGGGCGGCCGGCCTGTTGTTCACACCGGCGGCCATGATGATCGCGCAAACTCTGCTGGCGACGCCGATCGTGGTGGCGCTGGTACACCGGCCGGCGAGCCTGCTATGGGCGGAGTATGGCGACCTCGCGCGGATCGACGGGCTCTCCGCCTTGCGCAGCATCGCGCTGCTGTTCGCCCTCGGCCGGACCTCGCTGCTGACGGCCTTTCTCGCGGCGTTCGGGCGCGCGATCGCCGAGGTCGGCGCCATCATGATCGTCGGCGGCAACATCCGCGGCTTCACGCGCACGATGACGACCGCGATCGCGCTGGAAACCAGCAAGGGCGACCTGCCGCTGGCGCTCGGGCTCGGCCTGATCCTGCTGGCGCTCAGCGTCGCCGTGTCGACCGTGGCCTTCCTGCTAGTGGGACGCGTTGGGGAAAAATAG